The following are encoded in a window of Bacillus sp. SORGH_AS_0510 genomic DNA:
- a CDS encoding dihydroorotase codes for MKLLIQNACYIAFDGVKKQGDILIEDGIITKIDTKIDTSVDRKVDASGKLVSPGFVDLHVHLREPGGEKKETIATGTLAAARGGFTTIAAMPNTRPVPDTKEQMEWLQTRIQETAKVRVLPYASITTRQLGQDLTDFEKLKKAGAFAFTDDGVGVQSAEMMLAAMKKARKVNMAIVAHCEENTLINKGCVHEGSFSAKHGLNGIPSVCESVQIARDVLLAEASGCHYHVCHISTKESVRVVRDAKRAGIHVTAEVTPHHLLLSQDDIPGLDANFKMNPPLRDQADRQALIEGLLDGTIDFIATDHAPHTEEEKSEGMLLAPFGIVGLETAFPLMYTHFVQKNIITLEQLIEFLTVKPAEAFGLPYGKIEVGSPGDLVLLNLEDEQVINPEEFLSKGKNTPFGGWKCKGWPEMTIAEGQIVWEKGCVLA; via the coding sequence ATGAAACTACTTATTCAAAACGCATGTTACATAGCATTTGATGGAGTGAAAAAACAAGGTGATATTTTAATAGAAGACGGAATCATTACAAAAATCGATACAAAAATTGATACAAGTGTGGATCGAAAGGTCGATGCATCAGGAAAGCTAGTTTCACCAGGTTTTGTTGATTTACATGTTCACCTACGTGAGCCAGGCGGTGAAAAAAAGGAAACCATCGCAACGGGTACCCTTGCTGCAGCTAGAGGGGGCTTCACAACCATCGCTGCCATGCCGAATACAAGACCGGTGCCTGACACCAAAGAACAAATGGAATGGCTGCAAACCAGAATCCAAGAGACAGCAAAGGTAAGAGTATTACCATATGCATCTATCACCACTAGACAATTGGGGCAGGATCTGACTGATTTTGAGAAGCTGAAAAAAGCTGGAGCATTCGCATTTACAGATGACGGAGTGGGTGTTCAGTCCGCTGAAATGATGCTTGCTGCGATGAAAAAGGCTCGAAAGGTCAATATGGCGATTGTTGCACACTGTGAAGAAAATACTTTAATTAATAAAGGTTGTGTCCATGAAGGATCCTTTTCGGCAAAACATGGATTAAACGGAATCCCTTCTGTGTGTGAATCCGTGCAAATTGCAAGGGATGTTCTATTAGCAGAAGCGAGCGGCTGCCATTACCATGTCTGCCATATTAGTACAAAAGAATCTGTCCGAGTCGTTAGAGATGCAAAACGAGCCGGCATACATGTTACTGCAGAAGTAACACCCCATCACTTGTTATTATCTCAAGACGATATCCCAGGGCTCGATGCTAACTTTAAGATGAACCCGCCGCTCCGGGATCAAGCAGACAGGCAGGCATTAATCGAAGGATTGCTTGATGGGACAATTGATTTTATAGCAACCGATCATGCTCCACATACTGAAGAGGAGAAAAGTGAGGGGATGCTATTAGCACCATTTGGAATCGTTGGTTTAGAGACGGCGTTCCCGCTTATGTATACACACTTTGTACAAAAAAATATCATCACACTAGAGCAATTGATTGAATTTTTAACGGTTAAGCCAGCGGAAGCATTTGGTCTTCCATATGGGAAAATTGAAGTGGGATCACCTGGGGATTTAGTCCTTCTAAACTTAGAGGATGAACAAGTTATTAATCCTGAAGAATTTCTATCAAAAGGTAAAAATACTCCATTTGGAGGTTGGAAATGTAAGGGATGGCCTGAAATGACAATCGCTGAAGGGCAAATAGTTTGGGAAAAAGGATGTGTACTAGCATGA
- a CDS encoding aspartate carbamoyltransferase catalytic subunit, with product MLRHLLTTNELKVEEVDQILVDANKFAEGIKWQPDRPVFVANLFFEASTRTKSSFEVAERKLGLEVIPFEVQTSSVQKGETLYDTVKTLETIGVNTMVIRHEQDRYFDELVGKVSIPIINGGDGCGHHPTQSLLDLMTIKQEFGQFRGLTIAIIGDIRHSRVARSNADVLTRLGAEVIFSGPEEWFDGHSVDISKYRPIDIAVKEADVVMLLRVQHERHQQKSSYMANEYHKQFGLTLEREKLMRPKSIIMHPAPVNRNVEIADSLVECTRSRIFKQMENGVYVRMAAIKRAIESLEGGKRYETTYSKRMLHSI from the coding sequence ATGTTACGTCACTTACTAACAACTAACGAGTTGAAAGTTGAAGAGGTTGATCAAATATTGGTTGATGCAAACAAGTTTGCTGAAGGAATAAAATGGCAGCCCGACAGACCGGTTTTTGTAGCAAATTTATTTTTTGAAGCAAGCACAAGAACAAAAAGCAGCTTTGAAGTAGCGGAAAGAAAATTAGGATTAGAAGTCATTCCCTTTGAAGTACAAACGTCGAGTGTGCAAAAAGGTGAAACGCTTTACGATACAGTGAAAACCCTTGAAACAATTGGTGTAAATACGATGGTAATCCGGCATGAACAAGACCGCTACTTTGATGAATTGGTTGGAAAAGTAAGTATTCCCATTATTAATGGGGGAGACGGGTGCGGTCACCATCCAACACAATCATTACTTGATTTGATGACGATTAAGCAAGAGTTTGGGCAATTTCGTGGGTTAACCATTGCCATCATAGGCGACATTCGTCATAGCAGAGTAGCGCGATCCAATGCAGATGTATTAACCAGACTTGGAGCAGAAGTGATTTTTTCTGGACCAGAGGAATGGTTTGATGGCCATAGTGTGGATATTTCCAAGTATAGGCCCATTGATATAGCAGTAAAAGAAGCTGATGTAGTTATGCTTCTCCGCGTTCAACATGAACGCCATCAGCAAAAAAGCAGCTACATGGCTAACGAGTATCATAAGCAATTCGGTCTTACATTAGAAAGAGAAAAACTGATGAGACCAAAGAGTATCATCATGCATCCAGCTCCAGTTAATCGCAATGTAGAAATAGCTGATAGCTTAGTAGAATGCACGCGATCAAGAATTTTTAAGCAAATGGAAAATGGTGTATATGTCAGAATGGCAGCTATTAAAAGAGCGATTGAAAGTCTTGAAGGGGGAAAAAGATATGAAACTACTTATTCAAAACGCATGTTACATAGCATTTGA
- a CDS encoding solute carrier family 23 protein codes for MNNKPILDVTDKPKPSQLLTLSLQHLFAMFGATILVPYLVGLSPAIALISSGLGTLAFLLITKMQVPAYLGSSFAFIAPVVAAKAAGGPGAAMVGTFLAGLVYGIVSLVISKAGHKWIMNLLPPIVVGPVIIVIGLALSGTAVGMAMNNPAGKYSMLHFSAALVTLAATIIFSIYAKKMLSIIPILAGIIVGYIYALIVGIVDFSPVLKAPVFEMPQFIIPFVSYKVKFTWDLVALMVPVAVVTLSEHIGHQLVLSKVVGRDYIKEPGLHRSILGDGTATIISALIGGPPKTTYGENIGVLAITRVYSVYVIAGAAVLAIIFGFIGKVTALISTIPTPVMGGVSILLFGIIASSGLRMLVDSKIDFGDKRNLVISSVILVIGIGGAIVKLPFNIQIQGMALAAIIGVLLNLILPGRQSAEENMFEKEEMENKKKTA; via the coding sequence ATGAATAATAAACCTATCCTAGATGTAACAGATAAACCAAAACCATCCCAATTGCTTACTTTAAGTTTACAACATTTATTTGCAATGTTTGGGGCAACAATCTTGGTTCCATACCTTGTAGGTTTAAGTCCAGCGATTGCGCTAATCTCAAGTGGACTTGGAACGTTAGCCTTTTTACTAATTACAAAAATGCAAGTACCAGCTTACTTGGGTTCATCATTTGCCTTTATTGCTCCGGTAGTTGCAGCCAAAGCGGCAGGGGGACCAGGAGCAGCAATGGTGGGTACATTTCTTGCAGGTCTCGTATATGGAATAGTTTCTTTAGTTATTAGTAAGGCGGGACATAAATGGATTATGAACTTACTGCCACCTATCGTGGTAGGTCCAGTTATTATCGTCATTGGCTTAGCACTATCAGGAACAGCTGTAGGAATGGCAATGAATAATCCTGCTGGTAAGTACAGCATGCTTCATTTCTCTGCAGCCCTTGTAACATTAGCAGCGACGATCATCTTCTCCATATATGCGAAAAAAATGTTGAGTATTATTCCGATTTTAGCGGGGATTATCGTTGGGTATATATACGCACTTATAGTAGGAATTGTGGATTTCTCACCAGTCTTGAAAGCGCCTGTGTTCGAAATGCCACAGTTTATCATTCCATTTGTAAGCTATAAAGTAAAATTCACATGGGATTTAGTCGCATTAATGGTACCGGTAGCGGTTGTGACTTTGTCAGAACACATCGGACACCAGTTGGTTTTAAGTAAGGTAGTGGGCCGTGACTATATTAAAGAACCAGGACTTCACCGCTCTATTCTTGGAGATGGAACAGCAACCATTATTTCAGCATTAATTGGCGGACCGCCTAAAACAACGTATGGTGAGAATATTGGTGTCCTTGCTATCACACGGGTATACAGTGTATATGTTATTGCAGGAGCAGCCGTGCTCGCTATCATCTTCGGATTTATTGGAAAAGTAACAGCCCTTATCAGTACCATTCCTACTCCTGTAATGGGCGGGGTTTCAATCCTTCTGTTCGGTATCATTGCTTCATCAGGATTAAGAATGTTAGTCGATAGTAAAATTGACTTTGGAGATAAACGTAACCTAGTGATCTCCTCCGTTATTCTTGTCATAGGAATTGGCGGAGCAATAGTAAAGCTGCCATTTAATATTCAAATTCAAGGAATGGCCTTAGCTGCAATCATTGGTGTGCTTTTGAATCTAATTCTTCCAGGGAGACAATCTGCTGAAGAGAACATGTTTGAAAAAGAAGAAATGGAAAACAAAAAGAAAACTGCATAA
- the pyrR gene encoding bifunctional pyr operon transcriptional regulator/uracil phosphoribosyltransferase PyrR — MNQKAIVLDEQAIGRALTRIAHQIIEKNKGIEDCILVGIRTRGIYIANRLASRIEEIEGSPIPVGEIDITLYRDDLSKKTDNQEPLVKGSDIPVNISDKKVILVDDVLYTGRTVRAGLDALMDIGRPGAIQLAVLVDRGHRELPIRADYVGKNVPTSSEEKIVVELAEVDKVDQVSIFDK, encoded by the coding sequence ATGAACCAAAAAGCGATCGTTCTTGATGAACAAGCAATAGGGAGAGCACTAACAAGGATCGCCCACCAAATTATTGAAAAAAACAAGGGTATAGAAGATTGTATCCTTGTGGGGATTCGCACACGAGGTATTTATATAGCTAACCGACTTGCTTCTAGAATTGAAGAAATCGAAGGCAGTCCGATTCCAGTAGGTGAAATAGACATTACCCTATATCGTGATGATCTTTCGAAGAAAACGGACAATCAAGAACCACTCGTGAAAGGTTCTGATATACCAGTCAATATTAGTGATAAAAAAGTCATTCTTGTAGATGATGTTTTATATACAGGTAGAACGGTAAGAGCGGGTCTAGATGCATTAATGGATATAGGTCGTCCGGGTGCTATCCAGTTGGCTGTCTTAGTGGACAGGGGCCATCGTGAGCTTCCAATCCGTGCAGACTATGTAGGAAAGAACGTTCCGACATCAAGCGAAGAAAAAATTGTTGTTGAATTAGCAGAAGTCGATAAGGTGGATCAAGTAAGCATTTTTGACAAATAA
- a CDS encoding RluA family pseudouridine synthase: MEKMEHTILEEQKGDRIDKVISSLNEEWSRSQVQQWIKDENVLVNGQSIKTNYKCSTNDRIEITIPDPEELDVVPEDLNLEIFYEDKDVLVVNKPRGMVVHPAPGHMTGTLVNGLMAHCKDLSGINGVLRPGIVHRIDKDTSGLLMVAKNDMAHESLVNQLVEKTVTRKYKAIVHGVIPHDFGTIDAPLGRDPKDRQSMTVVDKGKHAVTHFHVIDRFKDFTFVECQLETGRTHQIRVHMKYIGYPLAGDPKYGPKKTLDIDGQALHAGVLGFVHPRTNEYLEFEAPLPEDFDQLLQKLRNNR, translated from the coding sequence ATGGAGAAAATGGAACACACCATTCTTGAAGAGCAAAAAGGTGATCGTATTGATAAGGTTATTTCTAGCCTTAATGAAGAGTGGTCAAGGTCGCAAGTTCAGCAGTGGATTAAAGATGAGAATGTCCTTGTAAATGGGCAATCCATTAAAACAAATTATAAATGCAGTACGAATGACAGGATTGAAATTACTATTCCTGATCCAGAAGAATTGGATGTTGTACCAGAAGATCTAAATTTAGAGATTTTTTACGAAGATAAAGATGTTTTAGTTGTTAATAAACCAAGAGGGATGGTCGTCCATCCTGCACCTGGACATATGACAGGAACATTGGTTAATGGTTTAATGGCTCACTGTAAAGACTTATCAGGAATTAATGGTGTCCTACGACCTGGAATTGTTCATCGTATTGATAAAGACACTTCTGGTTTATTAATGGTTGCCAAAAATGATATGGCGCATGAGAGTCTTGTTAATCAGTTGGTTGAAAAAACAGTTACAAGAAAATATAAAGCGATTGTACATGGGGTTATTCCACATGATTTTGGTACGATTGATGCTCCGCTAGGAAGAGATCCAAAAGATCGTCAAAGTATGACTGTGGTTGATAAAGGTAAGCATGCTGTTACTCATTTTCATGTCATTGACCGCTTTAAGGACTTTACATTTGTAGAATGTCAATTAGAGACAGGCAGGACTCATCAAATTCGTGTGCATATGAAGTATATTGGCTATCCATTAGCCGGTGACCCAAAATATGGTCCGAAAAAAACGTTAGATATCGATGGACAAGCTCTACACGCTGGTGTTCTTGGATTTGTGCATCCACGAACAAACGAATATCTAGAGTTTGAAGCGCCGCTTCCGGAGGATTTCGACCAGCTTCTTCAAAAATTGCGAAATAACCGTTGA
- the lspA gene encoding signal peptidase II: MFYYLIALFVILLDQITKWLIVSKMNLGDSIPIIDNILYITSHRNRGAAWGILQGQMWLFYGITIIVIIAIMYYIHKAARGKWLLGVSLALMLGGAIGNFIDRVVRKEVVDFIHTYIFTYNFPVFNIADSALVVGVIVLMIQMLREERESKEKLHGENGTHHS; encoded by the coding sequence GTGTTTTATTACTTAATCGCACTTTTTGTTATTTTATTAGATCAAATTACAAAATGGTTAATTGTAAGTAAAATGAATTTAGGTGACAGTATACCCATCATCGACAATATTTTGTATATTACTTCTCACCGTAATCGTGGTGCAGCATGGGGAATTTTACAAGGACAAATGTGGTTGTTTTATGGAATTACAATTATAGTCATAATTGCTATTATGTATTATATTCATAAAGCTGCAAGAGGAAAATGGTTATTAGGGGTATCTTTAGCTTTAATGCTAGGTGGAGCAATCGGGAATTTCATAGACCGTGTTGTTCGGAAAGAAGTGGTGGATTTTATTCACACTTATATTTTCACCTATAATTTTCCTGTCTTTAATATTGCAGACTCAGCATTAGTCGTTGGAGTTATCGTATTAATGATTCAAATGCTGCGTGAAGAGAGAGAATCAAAGGAGAAATTACATGGAGAAAATGGAACACACCATTCTTGA
- the ileS gene encoding isoleucine--tRNA ligase, with amino-acid sequence MEYKDTLLMPQTEFPMRGNLPQREPEIQAKWEEMNIYQKVQERTKGRPMFVLHDGPPYANGDIHMGHALNKILKDMIVRYKSMSGFHSPYVPGWDTHGLPIEQALTNKGVKRKEMTVAEFRQLCTKYALEQVDNQRTQFKRLGVRGDWENPYITLKPEYEAQQIKVFGDMAKKGYIYKGKKPVYWSPSSESALAEAEIEYQDKRSASIYVGFKVKDGKGVLDTDTQIVIWTTTPWTIPANLGISVHPDLTYVVVATNGNKYLVAEALLETVTKEIGWEETTVVQKVKGAELELILASHPLYSRDSLVMLGEHVTTDAGTGCVHTAPGHGEDDFYVGQKYGLEVLCPVDDKGVMTDEAPGFEGLFYDTANKPIAEALEEAGALLKLSFITHSYPHDWRTKKPVIFRATAQWFASIKDFRNELMEAVKETKWVPAWGETRLFNMVRDRGDWCISRQRVWGVPIPVFYAENGEEIITDETINHVSELFREHGSNIWFEREAKELLPEGFTHPGSPNGTFTKETDIMDVWFDSGSSHQAVLLEREDLVRPADLYLEGSDQYRGWFNSSLSTAVAVTGKAPYKGVLSHGFALDGEGRKMSKSLGNVVVPAKVMNQLGADILRLWVASVDYQADVRVSDAILKQVAEVYRKIRNTFRFLLGNLADFNPATDAVAYENLREVDQFMLVKLNKLIKYVHHAYENYEFAGIYHAVNNFCTLDLSAFYLDFAKDVLYIEASNNQERRAIQTVLYESLVALTKLVSPILSHTADEVWKFIPNVVGESVQLTDLPEYKELAGAAALEEKWTAFMKLRDDVLKALEEARNQKVIGKSLTAKITLYVNEKSKALLDSIEENLKQLFIVSGFEVAGSYEEAPENALKLEGSAIVVTKAEGETCERCWIVTPEVGQNVEHETLCPRCAEVVKENYSHLT; translated from the coding sequence ATGGAGTATAAAGATACGTTATTGATGCCGCAAACTGAGTTTCCGATGCGGGGTAATCTTCCCCAAAGGGAGCCCGAGATTCAGGCTAAATGGGAAGAAATGAATATTTATCAAAAAGTACAGGAACGGACAAAAGGCCGCCCGATGTTTGTCTTACATGACGGACCACCATATGCAAATGGTGATATTCATATGGGTCATGCCCTAAATAAAATCTTAAAAGATATGATTGTCCGCTATAAATCAATGAGCGGCTTTCATTCCCCATATGTTCCAGGTTGGGATACTCATGGTCTGCCAATTGAGCAGGCATTAACAAATAAGGGTGTTAAGCGTAAAGAAATGACAGTTGCTGAGTTCCGACAACTATGTACTAAATATGCACTAGAACAAGTGGATAATCAACGCACCCAATTTAAACGCCTTGGTGTTCGCGGCGATTGGGAAAATCCATATATTACGTTAAAACCTGAATATGAAGCACAACAAATTAAAGTATTTGGCGACATGGCCAAAAAAGGATACATCTACAAAGGTAAAAAACCTGTGTATTGGTCCCCATCAAGTGAATCAGCTTTAGCTGAAGCAGAGATTGAATATCAAGATAAACGTTCAGCATCCATCTATGTTGGGTTTAAGGTGAAAGATGGTAAAGGTGTACTTGACACTGATACGCAAATTGTCATCTGGACTACAACGCCATGGACGATTCCAGCGAATCTTGGAATTTCGGTACATCCTGACTTAACCTACGTGGTGGTAGCAACGAATGGGAATAAGTACCTTGTTGCCGAAGCTCTTTTAGAAACAGTTACAAAAGAAATTGGCTGGGAAGAAACAACCGTTGTTCAAAAAGTAAAGGGTGCAGAATTAGAATTAATCCTCGCATCACATCCATTATATTCCCGTGATTCTTTAGTGATGTTAGGTGAACACGTAACTACTGATGCAGGTACTGGCTGCGTTCATACAGCTCCAGGACACGGGGAAGATGACTTTTATGTAGGTCAGAAATATGGATTAGAAGTCCTTTGCCCTGTTGATGATAAGGGTGTGATGACAGACGAAGCACCAGGCTTTGAAGGCTTATTTTATGATACTGCCAATAAGCCAATTGCTGAGGCTTTAGAAGAAGCAGGTGCATTGTTAAAATTATCATTTATCACTCACTCTTATCCACATGACTGGAGAACGAAGAAGCCGGTAATTTTCCGTGCCACTGCTCAATGGTTCGCTTCAATTAAAGATTTCCGTAATGAACTGATGGAAGCTGTAAAAGAAACGAAATGGGTTCCAGCATGGGGAGAAACACGACTATTTAATATGGTCCGTGACCGTGGAGACTGGTGTATTTCCCGTCAGCGTGTTTGGGGTGTACCGATTCCTGTTTTCTATGCAGAAAACGGTGAAGAAATTATAACTGACGAAACAATCAACCATGTATCAGAACTGTTCCGCGAACATGGCTCTAATATTTGGTTTGAAAGAGAAGCCAAAGAATTACTACCAGAAGGCTTTACACACCCTGGAAGTCCAAATGGAACTTTCACAAAAGAAACAGATATTATGGATGTTTGGTTTGATTCAGGTTCTTCCCATCAAGCAGTTCTTCTTGAAAGAGAGGACTTAGTTCGCCCGGCTGACCTTTATTTAGAAGGCTCTGACCAATACCGCGGTTGGTTTAACTCATCTCTATCTACTGCAGTGGCAGTAACAGGAAAAGCTCCATATAAAGGAGTATTGAGCCACGGTTTCGCACTTGATGGTGAAGGTAGAAAAATGAGTAAATCATTAGGTAACGTGGTTGTCCCTGCTAAGGTTATGAATCAATTAGGTGCAGATATTTTACGACTTTGGGTTGCCTCTGTTGATTATCAAGCAGATGTACGTGTTTCTGATGCGATCTTAAAACAAGTTGCAGAAGTATATCGGAAAATCCGTAATACTTTCCGTTTCTTACTTGGTAACCTTGCTGACTTTAATCCAGCTACAGATGCAGTTGCCTATGAAAACTTACGCGAAGTTGACCAGTTCATGCTTGTAAAATTAAATAAACTGATCAAATATGTTCACCATGCTTATGAAAACTATGAATTTGCAGGAATTTATCATGCTGTAAATAATTTCTGTACATTAGATTTAAGTGCTTTTTACTTAGATTTTGCAAAAGATGTTCTTTATATTGAGGCATCTAATAATCAAGAACGCAGAGCTATTCAAACCGTTCTTTACGAATCATTAGTGGCATTAACTAAATTAGTTTCACCAATTCTCTCACATACGGCAGATGAGGTTTGGAAATTTATCCCTAATGTGGTGGGAGAAAGTGTTCAATTGACTGACCTTCCAGAATATAAGGAGCTTGCAGGAGCAGCGGCTTTAGAGGAAAAATGGACTGCATTTATGAAGCTTCGTGATGATGTGTTAAAGGCATTAGAAGAAGCTAGAAATCAAAAGGTAATTGGAAAATCCTTAACAGCAAAAATTACATTATACGTGAATGAAAAGTCAAAAGCTTTGTTAGATTCAATCGAAGAAAACTTAAAGCAGTTGTTTATTGTTTCTGGTTTTGAGGTGGCTGGTTCCTATGAGGAAGCACCTGAAAATGCCCTTAAACTTGAGGGATCAGCGATTGTAGTAACAAAAGCTGAAGGAGAAACATGTGAGCGTTGCTGGATTGTGACACCAGAAGTAGGTCAAAACGTAGAACACGAAACCCTTTGCCCGCGCTGTGCAGAGGTAGTAAAAGAAAACTATTCTCACTTAACATAA
- a CDS encoding DivIVA domain-containing protein: MPLTPLDIHNKEFNKGFRGYDEDEVNEFLDQVIKDYELVLREKKEMEERLNEMKDRLGHFVNIEETLNKSIIIAQEAGEEVKRNAQKEAKLIIKEAEKNADRIVNESLSKARKIALEIEDLKKQSKVFRTRFKMLIEAQLDMLNTDDWDHLLDYEVDATELKIHQEEDSLA; this comes from the coding sequence ATGCCGTTAACGCCGTTAGATATTCATAATAAAGAGTTTAATAAAGGTTTTCGTGGCTATGACGAAGATGAAGTAAATGAATTTCTTGATCAGGTGATTAAGGATTATGAATTAGTTCTTAGAGAGAAAAAGGAAATGGAAGAACGTTTAAATGAAATGAAAGATCGTCTTGGTCATTTTGTAAATATCGAAGAAACACTTAATAAGTCAATTATTATAGCCCAAGAAGCGGGTGAAGAAGTAAAGCGTAATGCCCAAAAGGAAGCGAAGTTAATAATTAAAGAAGCAGAGAAGAATGCCGATCGAATTGTGAATGAGTCCCTTTCTAAAGCAAGAAAGATTGCGCTTGAAATCGAGGATCTAAAGAAACAATCGAAGGTATTCCGTACTCGTTTTAAGATGCTGATTGAAGCACAGCTTGATATGTTAAATACGGATGATTGGGATCATTTATTGGATTATGAAGTAGATGCTACAGAATTGAAAATTCATCAAGAAGAAGATTCATTAGCTTGA
- a CDS encoding RNA-binding protein, producing MNIYQHFRLEEREYIDQVLQWKDQVESQYAPKLTDFLDPREQHILKLLIGENNEVKYQLFGGSLAGERKRALLYPDYLMVSEEDFQIALFEIQYPSKFVTLEHRQVLGTLMSLGLKRGKFGDILMKDGKVQFFAAKEVSSYIQNNVESIGKAGVRLDEISSDEQISNRELWEENDLTVSSLRLDTVISGVYHLSRQKSQALIQHGLVKVNWTLTENPSFDCDEGDMLSVRGYGRAKIVGIEGKTKKDKWRIIVGKQK from the coding sequence ATGAACATATATCAGCATTTCCGACTAGAAGAACGGGAATATATTGATCAAGTTTTACAATGGAAAGACCAAGTGGAATCTCAGTATGCTCCAAAGCTGACAGATTTCCTTGATCCACGTGAACAACATATACTTAAACTTCTAATCGGTGAAAATAATGAGGTAAAATATCAGCTTTTTGGTGGGAGTCTTGCTGGAGAACGAAAAAGAGCCCTTCTCTACCCTGATTATTTAATGGTAAGTGAAGAAGATTTCCAAATTGCTCTTTTTGAAATCCAATACCCTTCAAAGTTTGTTACCCTCGAACACAGGCAGGTTTTAGGTACACTCATGTCCCTAGGGCTTAAACGGGGGAAATTTGGAGACATACTTATGAAAGATGGAAAGGTTCAATTTTTTGCTGCCAAGGAGGTTAGTTCGTACATTCAAAATAATGTTGAATCGATTGGTAAGGCAGGGGTAAGATTAGATGAAATAAGTTCCGACGAACAAATCTCTAACAGAGAACTATGGGAAGAGAATGATCTAACTGTGTCTTCTTTACGACTGGATACGGTTATTTCAGGAGTTTATCATCTATCAAGGCAAAAATCCCAAGCCCTAATTCAACATGGTCTTGTAAAAGTTAACTGGACGTTGACAGAAAATCCCTCATTTGATTGTGATGAAGGTGATATGCTATCAGTCCGTGGATATGGCAGAGCAAAAATTGTTGGTATTGAGGGAAAGACGAAAAAAGATAAATGGAGAATTATTGTCGGAAAACAAAAATAA
- a CDS encoding YggT family protein has protein sequence MAFVFGLLQQIIQLYSWALIIYILMSWFPNARETTIGRFLGRICEPYLEPFRKIIPPIGMMDISPIVAFLVLNFAAQGLHRVYLWLI, from the coding sequence ATGGCATTTGTTTTTGGCCTTTTACAACAGATTATTCAATTATATTCTTGGGCATTAATCATTTACATCTTAATGTCTTGGTTTCCAAATGCGAGAGAAACGACAATTGGTCGATTCCTAGGGAGAATCTGTGAGCCATATCTAGAGCCATTTAGAAAAATTATTCCACCAATTGGGATGATGGATATTTCTCCAATTGTGGCATTCCTAGTGTTAAACTTTGCGGCCCAAGGTTTACACCGAGTTTATCTGTGGCTTATTTAA
- a CDS encoding cell division protein SepF, which translates to MTIKSKLKTFFFLDEEYDDNDDEYVEKVQPKKQKQQLPVKSQNVVSLQSVQKAASPSKGSKVILVEPRAYSEATEIADHLKNRRAVVVNLQRIDNEQGRQIIDFLSGAVYTISGDIQKIGSSIFLCTPDNVEVSGNISDLIMDPDNQSARW; encoded by the coding sequence ATGACGATCAAATCAAAACTTAAAACATTTTTCTTTTTAGATGAAGAATATGATGATAATGATGATGAATATGTAGAAAAAGTGCAGCCCAAAAAGCAGAAACAGCAACTACCTGTCAAATCTCAAAATGTAGTTAGTCTGCAAAGTGTTCAGAAAGCCGCAAGTCCTTCAAAGGGATCTAAGGTCATTTTAGTGGAACCACGTGCGTATTCAGAGGCTACTGAAATTGCTGACCACCTTAAAAATAGGCGTGCAGTTGTAGTAAATTTACAGAGGATAGATAATGAACAGGGACGACAAATTATTGATTTTTTAAGTGGCGCTGTTTACACAATTAGCGGGGATATTCAAAAAATAGGTAGCAGTATCTTTTTGTGTACTCCTGATAATGTAGAAGTTTCAGGAAATATTTCGGACCTTATAATGGACCCCGATAACCAAAGTGCGAGGTGGTAA